Proteins from a genomic interval of Bremerella sp. JC817:
- a CDS encoding TIGR01777 family oxidoreductase: MFTFRSKIPVSVPMAFHWHQRPGALDRLLPPWENVQIEQRSDSIDPGSRVVLRMSLGGLPLRWVAEHTELHPNDYFRDLQVSGPFSRWEHTHRFRTDDEGNCVLEDQVDYRIPGGSLGQRLGKSTVEQMLVQMFRYRHDTTTHDLIAHARYQERSPMKIAITGASGLVGSQLAPFLTTGGHEVVSISRSAGENTIQWDIKKQQIDAAALEGIDAVIHLAGESVVGRWTDKKKEAIRRSRVDGTTLLAKTLAGLQTPPKVLVCASAMGFYGDRGDEILTESSPPGDGFLADVCQEWEASADPACQAGIRVAHARLGIVLSPKGGALKQMLTPFKLGVGGKIGDGKQWWSWISLDDVIGALHHIMMNETIHGPVNLTAPKAMTNLEFTKVLGSVLSRPTILPVPAFAAKLALGEMADEMLLSSCRMEPKVLESTSYSFRDPNLERCLRKLLGRQ; encoded by the coding sequence ATGTTTACGTTTCGCAGCAAAATTCCTGTTTCCGTTCCGATGGCGTTCCATTGGCATCAACGGCCCGGGGCACTCGATCGGTTGCTGCCTCCATGGGAAAATGTCCAGATCGAACAGCGGAGCGATTCGATCGACCCAGGCTCCCGGGTGGTCCTGCGAATGTCCCTTGGCGGATTACCGCTGCGGTGGGTTGCCGAACATACTGAGCTTCACCCGAACGACTATTTCCGCGACCTGCAAGTTTCCGGTCCCTTTTCGCGTTGGGAACATACGCACCGGTTCCGAACTGACGACGAAGGGAACTGCGTGCTGGAAGATCAGGTCGACTACCGCATCCCCGGTGGATCGCTCGGCCAGCGGCTCGGCAAGTCGACCGTCGAGCAGATGCTTGTGCAGATGTTTCGCTACCGCCACGATACCACCACGCACGACTTAATAGCCCATGCCCGCTACCAGGAACGCTCGCCCATGAAGATTGCCATCACCGGTGCCAGCGGCTTGGTCGGTTCGCAACTCGCTCCCTTCCTGACGACCGGAGGGCACGAAGTCGTTTCGATCTCGCGATCAGCGGGCGAAAACACCATCCAGTGGGACATCAAAAAACAGCAGATCGACGCGGCGGCCCTGGAAGGAATCGATGCGGTGATTCACCTCGCCGGTGAAAGCGTGGTCGGACGCTGGACCGACAAAAAGAAGGAAGCGATTCGTCGCTCCCGTGTCGATGGGACCACGCTTCTGGCGAAGACCCTCGCTGGCCTGCAAACACCACCCAAGGTTTTGGTCTGTGCGTCAGCCATGGGATTCTATGGCGATCGCGGCGACGAAATCCTGACCGAATCATCACCGCCCGGAGATGGCTTTCTGGCGGATGTTTGCCAGGAATGGGAAGCCTCGGCCGATCCCGCTTGCCAGGCCGGCATTCGCGTGGCCCATGCTCGCCTGGGGATCGTCCTCAGCCCGAAGGGTGGCGCCCTCAAGCAAATGCTGACGCCGTTCAAGCTGGGTGTCGGCGGGAAGATTGGGGACGGAAAACAGTGGTGGAGCTGGATCTCGCTCGACGATGTGATCGGCGCTCTGCATCACATCATGATGAACGAAACGATCCATGGTCCGGTGAACTTGACCGCTCCGAAAGCGATGACGAACCTCGAGTTCACCAAAGTGCTGGGCTCGGTCCTTTCGCGACCGACGATCCTGCCGGTGCCCGCCTTCGCAGCGAAGTTAGCACTGGGTGAAATGGCGGACGAGATGCTGCTTTCCAGTTGCCGCATGGAACCGAAGGTGCTGGAATCGACCTCGTATTCCTTCCGCGATCCGAACCTGGAACGCTGCCTGCGAAAGCTGCTGGGGCGACAATAA
- a CDS encoding Gfo/Idh/MocA family oxidoreductase has product MSSNRNVSRRQFLKTTTAAAGLMAAPMFIPASAFGANERILTGHIGVGGMGRGNLGKFLDKAVAVCDVDSKHAQAAAKTVLDKKNREVEIYGDYRKVLDRKDIDAVVVSTPDHWHALTTIHACEAGKDVYCEKPLSLTINEGRKMVEAARSNKRIVQTGSMQRSAANFRHACELVRNGYIGKVHTVHVGLANTNDPGKLPADSDAPSNLDYDFWLGPAKVRPYNEKRVHYNFRFWWDYSGGQMTNWGAHHIDIAHWGLGKDDSGPLSVEATEVKFHPEMAHEVPEACRITYDYGDGVKMIVGQGQKDIQMGTRFIGDKGEIYVNRGVFKASDEGLQSLKLKDSDIRLIESNNHHQNFLDCMASRELPICDVEVGHRTATACHLGNISCRLGRKIAWDPVSEKISGDAEAAEMTHRAHRAPYVLG; this is encoded by the coding sequence ATGAGTTCGAATCGCAACGTCTCGCGACGTCAGTTCTTGAAGACAACTACTGCAGCGGCTGGTTTGATGGCTGCTCCGATGTTCATCCCTGCGTCCGCCTTCGGAGCGAATGAACGTATTCTGACCGGTCACATCGGTGTCGGCGGCATGGGACGTGGTAACCTTGGCAAGTTCCTCGACAAGGCAGTCGCTGTGTGCGATGTCGACAGCAAGCATGCCCAGGCCGCGGCCAAGACCGTGCTGGATAAGAAGAACCGCGAAGTCGAAATCTACGGCGACTACCGCAAAGTTCTCGACCGCAAAGATATCGACGCCGTCGTCGTCAGCACGCCCGATCACTGGCACGCATTGACCACCATTCATGCCTGCGAAGCCGGCAAAGACGTTTACTGCGAAAAGCCACTCTCGCTGACGATCAACGAAGGTCGCAAGATGGTCGAAGCGGCTCGCTCGAACAAGCGAATCGTGCAGACCGGTTCGATGCAGCGTTCGGCCGCCAACTTCCGTCATGCGTGCGAACTGGTTCGCAACGGCTACATCGGCAAGGTTCATACCGTGCACGTCGGTCTGGCCAACACCAACGATCCTGGCAAGTTGCCAGCCGATAGCGACGCCCCGTCGAACTTGGACTACGACTTCTGGCTCGGCCCAGCGAAGGTACGTCCTTACAACGAAAAGCGTGTCCACTACAACTTCCGCTTCTGGTGGGATTACTCGGGCGGTCAGATGACCAACTGGGGTGCTCACCACATCGATATCGCCCACTGGGGGCTGGGCAAAGACGATAGCGGCCCGCTGTCGGTTGAAGCGACCGAAGTGAAGTTCCACCCAGAAATGGCCCACGAAGTGCCTGAAGCTTGCCGTATCACCTACGACTACGGCGATGGCGTGAAGATGATCGTCGGTCAGGGCCAGAAGGATATCCAGATGGGTACTCGTTTCATCGGCGACAAGGGCGAGATTTACGTCAACCGTGGCGTCTTCAAGGCATCGGACGAAGGCCTGCAGTCGTTGAAGCTGAAGGATTCGGACATCCGTCTGATCGAAAGCAACAATCATCACCAGAACTTCCTGGACTGCATGGCTTCGCGTGAGCTGCCGATCTGCGATGTCGAAGTCGGTCACCGCACCGCAACCGCTTGCCATCTGGGCAACATCTCGTGCCGTTTGGGCCGCAAGATTGCCTGGGATCCCGTTTCGGAAAAGATCTCCGGCGACGCCGAAGCAGCCGAAATGACCCACCGCGCTCATCGTGCCCCTTACGTTCTGGGCTAG
- a CDS encoding Ppx/GppA phosphatase family protein, producing MTQHAPESTTDGTDANVAASPDGGEDQARCAAIDIGSNSMRLVVSQVLSGLDYRILDEERESTRLAHSLAVNGQLDPQAIEDSLAALRRFKKIAEGFGVHDIRTIATCAVREASNGAEFCQRAKDEAGIDIEVISADMEGQLAFRSVAQAFDVRDMNVAIADIGGGSTEIVFACGGHIEEIVPTKLGCVRVTEQYGINDELFTTPDSFKRLIAGIDRDLKPLLKKRPFVPQVLFGTGGTFTTLASILMMQRGEVGQMEWGYRIHRADVSHTLDTLSKMTLKQRKALPGLSTDRADIIVAGIAIIDRLMHRMDVNTLRIHDRGIRDGLMLTMIEDMRPDSPEKTAAEEQQRQQAMETFARSCGVDMVHTQHVANLAVSLFRQMTPMFDLRETDDDTIYASAMLQDVGYLINYEKHHKHSYSLILNSQLPGFSRHALEIVANVARYHRGANPKKKHGNFTRLSESDQTRVKQLAAILRVAGALDRSHRQQVSRVEVTRQPDHVFVSIEATGDPEVDLWAARSRTELFCKAFNTDIRFGLRRPANGTVSSTAS from the coding sequence ATGACCCAACACGCGCCTGAATCTACGACAGACGGAACTGATGCCAACGTCGCCGCTTCGCCCGATGGTGGCGAAGACCAGGCTCGCTGCGCGGCGATCGACATCGGTTCCAACAGCATGCGGCTGGTTGTCTCCCAGGTCTTGTCGGGGCTCGACTATCGCATCCTCGACGAAGAACGAGAATCGACCCGGCTGGCCCACAGCCTGGCAGTCAATGGCCAGCTCGATCCGCAAGCCATCGAAGATTCGCTGGCAGCGCTGCGTCGATTCAAGAAGATCGCGGAAGGCTTCGGCGTCCACGATATTCGGACCATCGCGACCTGCGCCGTGCGCGAAGCCTCGAACGGTGCCGAGTTCTGCCAGCGTGCCAAAGACGAAGCCGGAATTGATATTGAAGTCATCTCGGCCGACATGGAAGGTCAGCTCGCCTTCCGCAGCGTTGCCCAGGCCTTTGATGTGCGCGACATGAATGTCGCCATCGCCGATATTGGCGGCGGTAGCACCGAAATTGTGTTCGCGTGTGGTGGACACATTGAAGAGATCGTCCCGACCAAGCTCGGCTGTGTGCGTGTCACGGAACAGTACGGCATCAATGACGAACTCTTCACCACCCCCGACAGTTTCAAGCGGCTGATCGCCGGTATCGACCGCGACCTGAAGCCCCTGCTGAAGAAGCGACCTTTTGTTCCGCAGGTACTGTTTGGTACCGGTGGAACTTTCACCACGCTGGCCAGCATCTTGATGATGCAGCGCGGCGAGGTGGGACAGATGGAATGGGGCTATCGCATTCATCGAGCCGACGTCAGTCACACGCTTGATACGCTTAGCAAGATGACCCTCAAGCAGCGGAAAGCGCTACCAGGGCTGAGCACCGACCGGGCCGACATCATTGTGGCCGGGATCGCGATCATCGACCGGCTGATGCACCGGATGGACGTCAACACGCTGCGAATCCACGACCGTGGTATTCGGGACGGGCTGATGCTGACGATGATCGAGGACATGCGTCCCGATTCGCCTGAGAAAACAGCCGCCGAAGAGCAGCAGCGACAACAGGCGATGGAAACGTTCGCGCGGAGTTGCGGGGTCGACATGGTCCATACGCAACATGTCGCCAACCTGGCGGTCAGCTTGTTCCGGCAAATGACGCCGATGTTCGATCTCCGCGAAACGGACGACGACACCATCTATGCTTCGGCCATGCTGCAAGATGTCGGCTATCTGATCAACTACGAAAAGCACCACAAGCATAGCTACAGCCTGATTCTCAACAGCCAGTTGCCCGGTTTCTCGCGGCATGCGTTGGAAATTGTGGCCAACGTGGCGCGGTACCATCGAGGCGCGAACCCGAAGAAGAAGCATGGTAACTTCACCCGTTTGAGCGAATCGGATCAGACCCGTGTGAAGCAGCTTGCCGCGATTCTACGCGTGGCCGGCGCGCTTGATCGCAGCCATCGCCAGCAGGTCTCGCGGGTGGAAGTGACCCGTCAGCCAGACCATGTGTTCGTTTCGATCGAAGCCACGGGCGACCCGGAAGTCGATTTGTGGGCAGCCCGGTCGCGGACGGAGTTGTTCTGCAAGGCCTTTAACACCGACATCCGTTTCGGTCTTCGTCGACCTGCCAACGGTACCGTGTCGAGCACAGCGAGCTAG
- the rpsU gene encoding 30S ribosomal protein S21, protein MVKVLVRDRESIQEAVRRFGKLVMRSGLKKEMRRRKYYEKPSDLKRRARLRAERRSMKERLLVQE, encoded by the coding sequence ATGGTTAAGGTACTCGTTCGCGACAGGGAATCGATTCAAGAAGCAGTTCGTCGGTTTGGTAAGCTGGTCATGCGTAGCGGCCTGAAAAAGGAAATGCGTCGTCGCAAGTATTACGAAAAGCCGAGCGACCTGAAGCGTCGAGCCCGTCTGCGTGCCGAACGCCGCTCCATGAAGGAACGCCTTCTGGTTCAAGAGTAG
- a CDS encoding deoxyribodipyrimidine photolyase produces MSADLWNLRINDINGAEVADGKYVLYWMIANRRTEYNFAMQRAAWWADKLGQPLVIFEALRVGYEWASDRLHTFVLQGMRDNQQALKDAPVIYYPYVEPKPNAAKGLMEALGGDASVVVTDEFPCFFLPRMVKAVGKKLKCKLEAIDSNGLLPLRATEKEFTRAFSFRRFLQKELLPHLEVTPNANPLAKKSFPAADRKLIAEIEQKWPAIDEKTLADPADFIARLPIDHDVPPVETEGGAKAAGKQLGWFLKHGLSRYAEERNDVESECVSQLSPYLHFGHISVHEVFRELIQQEKWEPSQVSKKVTGSRDDWWNMSPGAEAFIDEVLTWRELGYNMCHLRDDYDQYNSLPEWAQKTLEEHKDDPREFVYTMEQFEKAQTHDDLWNASQRQLVRDGRIHNYLRMLWGKKILHWTNTPQYAAQIMIHLNNKYALDGRNPNSYSGIFWVLGRYDRAWGPEREIFGKIRYMTSDSALRKLDLKGYLREYAGGKLFE; encoded by the coding sequence TTGTCTGCCGACCTTTGGAATCTGCGAATCAACGACATCAATGGCGCAGAGGTTGCCGATGGCAAATACGTTCTGTATTGGATGATCGCCAACCGGCGAACCGAGTACAACTTTGCCATGCAGCGGGCAGCGTGGTGGGCCGACAAGCTCGGCCAACCTCTGGTGATTTTCGAGGCGTTGCGGGTAGGCTACGAGTGGGCTAGTGATCGCTTGCATACGTTCGTTCTGCAAGGGATGCGCGACAACCAACAGGCCCTGAAAGATGCACCGGTCATCTACTATCCTTACGTCGAGCCAAAACCGAATGCGGCCAAAGGGCTGATGGAAGCCTTGGGTGGCGACGCCTCGGTGGTGGTGACCGACGAGTTCCCGTGCTTCTTTTTGCCACGCATGGTGAAAGCAGTCGGTAAGAAGCTGAAATGCAAACTGGAAGCGATCGACAGCAATGGTCTGCTGCCGCTGCGTGCCACCGAGAAAGAATTCACGCGTGCCTTCAGTTTCCGTCGGTTCCTGCAGAAAGAACTCCTACCTCACCTGGAAGTCACGCCAAACGCCAATCCGCTCGCTAAGAAGTCTTTCCCGGCGGCCGATCGGAAGTTGATTGCCGAGATCGAACAGAAATGGCCAGCGATCGACGAAAAAACCCTGGCCGATCCCGCCGACTTTATCGCCCGTCTACCAATCGATCACGATGTTCCGCCGGTCGAAACCGAAGGGGGCGCGAAGGCGGCCGGCAAACAGCTTGGGTGGTTTTTGAAGCATGGCCTTTCCCGCTATGCCGAAGAACGCAACGACGTCGAGAGCGAATGCGTCAGCCAGCTTTCCCCATACCTGCACTTCGGCCATATCTCAGTCCACGAGGTCTTTCGCGAGTTAATCCAGCAAGAGAAGTGGGAACCCAGCCAGGTCTCGAAGAAAGTGACCGGCTCGAGGGATGACTGGTGGAACATGAGCCCCGGTGCCGAGGCGTTCATCGACGAGGTCCTCACCTGGCGAGAGCTGGGCTACAACATGTGTCACCTGCGAGACGACTACGACCAATACAACTCGCTCCCGGAGTGGGCCCAGAAAACGCTGGAAGAACACAAAGACGATCCGCGCGAGTTCGTCTATACCATGGAGCAGTTCGAGAAAGCCCAAACGCACGACGACCTCTGGAACGCTTCTCAGAGACAACTGGTCCGTGACGGGCGGATCCATAATTACTTGCGGATGCTCTGGGGCAAGAAGATCCTCCACTGGACCAATACCCCCCAATATGCTGCCCAGATTATGATCCACTTGAACAACAAGTACGCGCTCGATGGGCGGAACCCGAACAGCTACAGCGGCATCTTCTGGGTCCTTGGTCGATACGACCGGGCCTGGGGTCCGGAGCGGGAGATCTTCGGCAAGATCCGCTACATGACCAGCGATAGTGCCCTGAGAAAGCTTGATTTGAAGGGGTACTTACGGGAGTACGCCGGAGGCAAACTGTTCGAGTGA
- a CDS encoding isocitrate/isopropylmalate dehydrogenase family protein, producing the protein MSHQVCLLSGDGIGPEITTVVQEVVKAAGVDIQWVPCQAGLSAFEKYGDPLPQETLDNIRQTKVALKGPLATASGKGFRSVNVALRKELQLYANYRPARTLKGVPAPFDDVDLIVVRENTEGLYSGLEHTVIPGVVESLRVITEVGSRRIAKFAFETARSLGRKKVTCIHKANILKLSDGLFLDTCNDVAKDYPDIQYDDCIVDAAAMKMVMNPHQFDVLVMENLFGDILSDLASGLVGGLGVTPSGNLGTDAAVFEAVHGTAPDIAGKGLANPTALLLSSTMMLKHMGETAAANQIESALFSVLEEGKTLTGDMKGSATTSQFCDAIIAELGAS; encoded by the coding sequence ATGTCCCACCAGGTTTGTCTTCTCTCAGGCGATGGTATCGGTCCTGAAATCACGACAGTCGTGCAAGAGGTCGTGAAAGCTGCCGGTGTCGACATTCAATGGGTTCCCTGCCAGGCTGGCCTGAGTGCCTTCGAAAAGTATGGCGACCCTCTGCCTCAAGAGACGCTCGATAACATTCGGCAGACCAAGGTCGCGCTCAAGGGGCCTTTGGCGACCGCCAGCGGCAAGGGCTTTCGCAGCGTGAACGTTGCCCTGCGAAAAGAACTGCAGCTCTACGCCAATTATCGCCCGGCGCGTACGCTGAAGGGGGTTCCAGCTCCGTTCGATGACGTCGACTTGATCGTCGTTCGCGAGAATACCGAAGGGCTTTACAGCGGTCTGGAACACACGGTCATCCCAGGCGTGGTCGAAAGCTTGCGTGTGATCACCGAAGTCGGTTCGCGCCGCATCGCCAAGTTCGCCTTCGAGACCGCTCGGAGCCTGGGCCGCAAGAAAGTGACTTGTATCCACAAGGCCAACATCCTGAAGCTGAGCGACGGGCTGTTCCTGGATACCTGCAACGATGTTGCCAAGGATTATCCAGACATTCAGTACGACGACTGCATCGTCGACGCCGCTGCCATGAAGATGGTCATGAACCCGCACCAATTCGACGTGCTGGTGATGGAAAACCTGTTCGGCGACATTCTGTCCGACCTGGCCAGCGGCCTGGTTGGCGGCTTGGGCGTCACCCCAAGTGGTAACCTCGGCACCGATGCCGCCGTATTCGAGGCCGTTCACGGAACCGCCCCCGACATCGCCGGCAAGGGCCTGGCCAACCCAACCGCACTGCTGCTGAGTTCGACCATGATGCTGAAGCACATGGGCGAAACAGCCGCTGCCAACCAAATCGAGTCCGCCCTGTTCAGCGTGCTGGAAGAAGGCAAAACGCTGACCGGCGACATGAAGGGCTCGGCCACGACCAGTCAGTTCTGCGACGCCATCATCGCCGAGCTGGGTGCCAGTTAA
- a CDS encoding SGNH/GDSL hydrolase family protein, giving the protein MIRSLLCFSLVALFATMTYADDSVPASIARWQKEMDKFAAADAKTPVKPGGIVFVGSSSIRMWDLEKSFPKMDAVNRGFGGSRLEDSVYYADKIVLPYKPSTVVVYAGDNDIAANYTPEQILEDFQEFVTKVHGELPETKILYIAVKPSLKRWNMINEVRKTNELIAAQCAKTDNCEFIDIDAPMLGKDGKPRAELFKNDGLHITDAGYEIWAEALEPHLKK; this is encoded by the coding sequence ATGATTCGTTCTCTGCTTTGTTTTTCACTCGTGGCACTGTTCGCAACGATGACCTATGCCGACGACAGCGTGCCGGCCAGTATTGCTCGTTGGCAGAAAGAGATGGACAAGTTCGCCGCGGCGGACGCCAAGACCCCTGTGAAGCCAGGCGGCATCGTGTTTGTCGGTAGCAGCTCGATCCGCATGTGGGACCTCGAAAAGTCGTTCCCCAAGATGGATGCTGTGAACCGTGGCTTTGGTGGTTCGCGTCTGGAAGATTCGGTCTACTACGCCGATAAGATCGTCCTCCCTTACAAGCCAAGCACCGTCGTGGTTTACGCTGGCGACAACGACATCGCCGCCAACTATACGCCAGAGCAGATCCTGGAAGACTTCCAAGAGTTCGTCACTAAGGTCCATGGCGAGCTGCCAGAAACGAAGATCTTGTATATCGCCGTGAAGCCAAGTTTGAAGCGTTGGAACATGATCAACGAAGTTCGCAAGACAAACGAGCTGATCGCCGCGCAGTGTGCCAAGACCGACAACTGCGAATTCATCGACATCGACGCCCCAATGCTGGGTAAAGATGGCAAGCCGCGTGCCGAGCTGTTTAAGAACGATGGCCTGCACATAACCGACGCTGGCTACGAAATCTGGGCCGAAGCCCTCGAGCCGCATCTGAAGAAGTAA
- a CDS encoding CHAD domain-containing protein, with product MGKVDKWLGEAGHDQPISEVARAAIATRSERMLEYLPLAANRWKEDVEYVHHLRTWSRRTQSTLQLFASLLPLKRTAEVRKVTQKLRKAAGNPRDLDVFMKRIRKAKFEIGDDDKREVLTFLQKLRKDAQPKLVDVAKWAKSEGIAKKFKGVVKRTRWREVADEETLAQIAPTLLEPLVVRFFHFAQQLSESPESLHQMRIEGKKTRYALELVESGFPEVFRNELYPAFEEVQSKLGVINDHHTAIEKIERWKAETSTKKFPDFLSRLVDHERVQYQEKANAFCEWWTHQRSEELKQHFDHYLGGLPWSAETKALLREPTG from the coding sequence ATGGGGAAAGTCGACAAATGGCTGGGTGAGGCTGGCCACGATCAACCGATTTCGGAAGTGGCACGCGCGGCGATTGCGACCCGCTCGGAGCGGATGCTCGAGTACCTTCCCCTGGCGGCCAACCGCTGGAAGGAAGATGTCGAGTACGTTCATCATCTGCGAACCTGGTCACGGCGGACTCAATCGACGCTGCAACTGTTCGCTTCGCTGTTGCCACTCAAACGAACGGCCGAAGTTCGTAAAGTCACGCAGAAGTTGCGAAAGGCCGCCGGCAATCCACGCGACCTCGATGTCTTCATGAAGCGAATTCGCAAGGCGAAGTTCGAGATCGGCGATGACGACAAACGAGAAGTGCTGACCTTTCTGCAAAAGCTTCGCAAGGACGCCCAGCCCAAGTTGGTGGATGTCGCCAAGTGGGCCAAATCGGAAGGGATTGCCAAGAAGTTCAAGGGGGTCGTCAAGCGAACTCGTTGGCGCGAAGTGGCCGACGAAGAAACGCTCGCTCAGATTGCTCCGACGCTGTTGGAACCACTGGTGGTACGCTTCTTTCATTTCGCCCAACAGCTCAGCGAATCGCCGGAGTCGCTGCATCAGATGCGGATCGAAGGCAAAAAGACCCGTTACGCGTTGGAACTGGTCGAGAGCGGTTTTCCGGAAGTCTTCCGTAACGAGCTGTACCCGGCATTCGAAGAAGTGCAGTCGAAGCTAGGCGTGATCAACGATCATCACACGGCGATCGAAAAGATCGAACGCTGGAAGGCCGAGACGTCGACGAAGAAGTTTCCCGACTTCCTCTCGCGGTTGGTCGATCACGAGAGAGTCCAATACCAAGAGAAAGCCAACGCTTTCTGCGAGTGGTGGACCCACCAGCGATCGGAAGAGCTGAAGCAGCACTTCGATCATTACCTGGGCGGATTGCCTTGGTCGGCTGAGACTAAGGCCCTTCTTCGCGAACCAACTGGCTGA
- a CDS encoding isochorismatase family protein, producing MPEPIINPLLMTPLNTVLLVIDMQEKLVPLVDSSEKVLWNVRRLIDGAGILGVPALGTEQYRKGLGATVAPLAEKLGEMPDKLHFSACDAVASQLQQLERPKVLICGIEAHVCVQQTALDLVALGYEVFLAVDAVSARFRKDKRIALRRMESSGVTLTTVEAALFEWCRVAGTPEFKQISQLVREEGP from the coding sequence ATGCCTGAACCGATTATAAATCCACTGCTGATGACTCCGCTGAACACCGTTTTGCTGGTCATCGATATGCAAGAAAAACTTGTTCCGCTAGTCGACAGTTCGGAGAAGGTTTTGTGGAACGTCCGGCGTTTGATCGATGGTGCCGGCATCCTCGGTGTGCCTGCTTTGGGTACCGAGCAGTACCGCAAGGGACTTGGTGCTACGGTCGCTCCGCTGGCCGAGAAATTGGGCGAGATGCCTGACAAGTTACACTTCAGCGCGTGCGATGCCGTCGCCAGCCAATTGCAACAGCTCGAACGTCCGAAGGTGCTGATCTGCGGGATCGAAGCCCACGTCTGCGTACAACAGACGGCGCTCGACCTGGTGGCATTGGGCTACGAAGTCTTTCTGGCGGTCGATGCCGTCAGTGCACGTTTCCGCAAAGACAAGCGAATCGCATTACGACGGATGGAATCGAGCGGCGTGACGCTCACCACCGTCGAAGCCGCCCTGTTTGAATGGTGCCGCGTGGCTGGCACGCCGGAGTTCAAGCAGATCAGCCAGTTGGTTCGCGAAGAAGGGCCTTAG
- a CDS encoding histidine phosphatase family protein: MKRLILMRHAKSSWEDDVADFDRPLNGRGLRDAPRIAEALAQRGWSPDVVIHSAALRTTQTWELMASHFPEVRKVVSSKSLYLGSLPDIQEVVETLPPDCGTSLVIGHNPGWELAVHQLSNQNQRMTTANAALFEIVADNWEILFTMDATWRFVDILRPKGLDS, translated from the coding sequence ATGAAACGATTGATCCTGATGCGGCACGCCAAGAGTTCTTGGGAAGATGATGTTGCCGATTTTGATCGCCCTTTGAATGGTCGTGGATTGCGCGACGCACCTCGCATTGCGGAGGCACTCGCCCAGCGAGGTTGGTCCCCCGACGTGGTGATCCACTCGGCCGCACTGCGAACCACGCAAACCTGGGAGCTAATGGCAAGCCACTTTCCCGAAGTTCGCAAGGTGGTCTCCTCGAAGTCGTTGTATCTTGGCTCGCTTCCCGACATTCAAGAGGTCGTGGAAACGCTTCCCCCAGACTGTGGCACCTCATTAGTCATCGGGCACAACCCAGGTTGGGAATTAGCGGTTCATCAATTGTCGAATCAAAACCAGCGGATGACAACCGCCAACGCTGCGTTATTTGAGATTGTTGCCGACAACTGGGAAATCCTGTTCACCATGGATGCCACTTGGCGTTTTGTCGATATCTTGCGCCCCAAAGGACTTGATTCGTAG